The genomic DNA GCAGGGATTATCTTGTCAGTGTCTATATCATCGCCGTATTTCCAGACCTTGCCCTTTATGATCATATTTATGATTAATTCTGTATGATGCTCTTGAATTTACTCAAGTTTGCTAAATTTTCATTTTAGGTGTTTGTGTTTTACAATTTAGATGTGAGGGAATTATTCCGAAAATCTTTAAGGTTGGAGTGGGAAAATGCCAGAGTCTGGTGTTCCTGCGTATGGAGTTATAAAGGGTAGATTTAAGGCTGTTGGGACAAACACTTTTGGACTGGTGTTTGTTTCCTTTAATCTACTCTCAAAGAGTTTGGAGAAGATACAAGTAGCTTCTTCTCACTTTAGTTCTATTTATGAAAACAATCCTCAGATGCCTTGGTATGACTTTGAGGAGAGAATTATAAACGTTAAGTGGAGGGGGGAATACTCTATAAGTATTACCAACGATATACAAAAGGCGGTGGATTACGAACTCAAGTCCAAGGATAGGATAGAGGAGATAGTATATTTTATTTCTAGAGGTGCTACTCCTAAGGTAGCAGAGTTTTTGCAAGCTGTATTACAGAGGCCTACAGGTGATAGAAATGTTTCTGTTGATGTGGAACTGGAGACTGTGAGTCAGGATGAAGTTGATGAGATAAACTTGAGAAGGATGAGGAAGGAGTCGGAGAAGAAGTCTCAGCAGGCTCAACAGACAGTAAAGCAGGATACTGATGAATTTAGCTTACCTCCAAACTCGATAGTTCTTGAGTCATCACTAGTTTTATCTCCTATAACAGGAGTTCCGATATATGAGTTAAAACCTGGAGATAAGGTTTTGACTAGGATAACGGAGAAGACCCAACGGGGACAATATTTTAAGGAGCTACTTGGGGCTATTAACACTCAAACTAATGAAGAAAAACCTATTCCTTCTGTGATTGAACAGATAAAGGTTGTTGGTAAGAGTTATGTTATATTGACAAGCATAGGGCCTGGAATTTACGGTAAATCCATAGAAGAAGATAACGTGAAAATAAAGAAGTATGAGGGAGAGATATTGAAAGGTCCAAGATCAGATCAGGTGTTGAGTGAGGAAAGTTTGCAAAAGGGTGATAGTATTACTAATATTCTGATTTTCGTTGGCATAGCAGCTGGGGGCCTGATCCTTGTTGCCCTTATTCTGATGATGTTAGGGTTTTTCTAATGAGAAATGCAAGATTTCTTAGGGAAACTGCAGAGACTTCTATAGAGATTTATGTGAATCTTGATGGTAGTGGGAAATTTTCTGGAACTACAGGAGTAGGTTTTTTTGATCATCTTCTGTCTTTGCTTGCTAAGCATTCTTCAATTGATGTGGAAATTGTGAAATGTGTTGGTGATATTTATGTAGATTTCCATCACCTTGTTGAGGATGTTGGGATTGTGCTTGGTAAGTGCTTTAGTGAGGCAGTGGGGGATAAAAGAGGAATAGCTAGGTTTGCTTTCTCTTCAGTTCCGTTGGATGAAGCCTTGACCCAAGTATCTATAGATATAAGTGGGAGAAGTTACTTATATTTTGATAAAAGGATTTTGAAGGGTAGGATAAGAGATTTTGATATGGAACTGCTGGAGGTGTTTTTCTCTGCGTTTGTGAGGGAAGCTAGAATTACTATTCATATTGACTTAGTCAGAGGTAGCAATAAACATCATATCGCAGAATCTGTGTTCAAATCCTTTGCAACTGCTCTAAAAGCTTCAATATCTGTAGTTTCGGACTCTATACCTTCAACTAAAAATGTTCTCTAGGTAGGTCCTAAAGATCCAAAACTTTCTGGATTACCTTTTGAGTGGCGTTACTAGGTGATATTTTTTTCGCATTTGATCTAAATATTTCTATGTTTCTAAAGATTGTATCTAGGGCTGATAGAAGTTTTTCAATAGTTAGATCTGGTTCTTCGATTATTATTCCTGCTCCGTGGGTTTCGAAGAATAATGCGTTGAAGTATTGGTGGTTTTTTGAGGCAAATGGGAAGGGTATAATTACCGTAGGCACACCGAAAAAAGATAGTTCTGATAGTGTGCTTGCTCCTGCCCTTGATATAGCAACATCTACTGCACTCATAAAGACATTGATTTCGTTTATGAAAGGAAAAACTTTGATGTTTTTCTCTTCCATGCATCTTCTGTAGACCATTTCGTAATGATCTTGTCCTGTAATCCAGAGTATCTTGTATCTTTCTGCCAACTCTTTAATATGTTCTAAGATAAATTCATTTACTTTTTTAGCCCCCTGGCTACCTAAAATTATTCCTAAAACTTTATCCTCTTCTGAAAATCCATAGGTATTTTTAGCATATTCCTTTATTAGGATATCTGTTTCTGAGTATCTTATGGGATTTCCTATTCTTTCATATTTGCTAGGGTAGTCTTTTTGGCCTTTGAGGGGAAAACTTAGGATAACCTTTTTTGCGAAGAGCGAAAGTATCTTGTTGGTGAGTCCCATCACAGAGTTTTGTTCAAGAAGGATGACTTTTTTACCAAAAATGGTGGAAACTATTCCTATTGGTCCCGATACATATCCTCCGGTGAGTATTACTCTATCAGGGTTAAAGGAAAAAATCAGCTTAAGAGATGAGAATATTGAGATTATAAATTCTTTGAGGGTAGTTAAGTTTCCTATTAAGTTTTTGGAGAAACTTCTAGATATTGGAAGGATAAACAGGTCATTGCTTTCCACGTTTTCTTTGACGATTGGAAACTTAAGCCCGTGGGGGTTAGTTACGAATAAAACCTCCTTGTAGCTTTCTTTTAGTTTTTTGTAGATTGCGATGCCGGGGGAGATATGTCCTCCCGTTCCACCTGCAACAACCAAAAACTTCATTTTCCTTCCAATAGTTTGTCAACTTTAGTGTTTAGTTCTAGGACCATTTTTTCAAGATTGTTAACTTTCGCGTTTAGGTAATGAAACCCTTCTAAGACTCCTTCCTTCACCTTCAGTAGTTCGTGCTCTGAGGTTACAACGATATCTTTTAGCTTTTGGATTTGAACTTCAAGAATCTGAGTTTCGTTAACAATACTTCTTAGCCTATCCATAATTTCCGAGGTTACGGCGTCCATAAGTTCCTCCTAATTTGTAATTATGTAAGGTAGATTATTACCAATTCAAATTTTGTTCCTTATTGGTTTAAAAAGCTAAAGAATTTTCTGAAATTAACGAAAATCTTACTGAAAGCTAGGCAAGGATGCCTAGTAAAAAACATCAAGGAGGATGTGTATGATAATCAATCATAATATCAGTTCAATTTTTGCCAACCGAATGGTTAAGACCAAAGGTTGGGATGTTGATGCTAACGTTGAGAAGCTATCCTCGGGGATGAAGATCAATAAAGCCGGGGATGACGCAGCAGGACTTGCGGTTTCTGAGAAGATGAGGTCTCAGATCAGAGGGCTAAGAAGAGCTGAGATGAATGCTGAAGATGGTATTTCTTTCATTCAAGTTGCAGAAGGATATCTTGAACAAACAACCAATGTTTTACAAAGGCTAAGGGAGCTAGCGGTTCAGGCTTCAAACGGTATTTATACAGATGAAGATAGGCTTTACATCCAAGTTGAAGTATCTGCGCTTATAGCTGAAATTGATAGAATTGCTTCTCATGCTCAGTTTAATGGTGTGAACTTGCTTACAGGTAGATTTGCAAAGTTTACAGGTGAAAACACTATAACTGGAAGTATGTGGCTACATATTGGAGCTAATATGGATCAGAGAATCCAGATTTACATTGGAACGATGAACTCTCAAGGACTTGGACTGAAGAATCCTGTGGGTAATCCTCTGACCGCGTCGTTTATCTCTTTGTCTACGCCAGATAAGGCTAACTCTGCAATAGGCTTAATTGATAGGGCACTCTCTAAGGTCAATAAGCAAAGAGCTGACCTTGGAGCATATCAAAATAGATTGATGTATGCTGCAAAGTCTTTACTCACCGGGTATGAGAACATGCAAGCAGCAGAGTCAAGAATTAGAGATACAGATATGGCAAATGAGATGAGTGACTTTACCAAAAACCTGATATTGCTTAATGCTAGTATTTCAATGCTTGCACAAGCAAATGCTAGACCGCAAGCTATATTAGCATTACTGAGAGGATAGATTTAGGGGCTTTGCCCCTCCTCTTTTTCTATCTCAGCACCCTATTATTCTTCTCCTTCAATAAACTTCTCAATCCTCTCTTCAGAGCCTGAGAGAGACATTATGTCCTTAGCGTGAAGGTGGGAATATTTTGCTATCGCAGAAGAGTTAATGTATTTCTTGAAGTTTATAAGAGGTATTTTGGAGAAAAAGAATAAGAGTGATCCCAAAAATACAAACAAAACCCATCCGCCCAAGATTGCCCCAAGAATTCTATTTATCCAACCGATTCTAAACATGTCAACAAGGTTTTTTAAAAGTAGGTGGATTGTAAAAAACACGACAAAACACACAACAAGAATTGAAAGAACAGCCACACCATAAGATAAATTTTCATCCACTCCAATCTTGGTGAAAAATGATGATAATGGTACACCAAAAGCATCAACTACAACTATTGTGACAATTATTCCTATCACGAGTATTATTACTCCGATAAAACCCTTCCTTGCACCCCAGATTAGTCCTAGTAGAACAACTGAGATTGTTATTACATCAAGTATATTCATATTTTGAATATTATCTCAAATTTGTTGTTTTCTTTTCAAATTCTGCAAACTAACCTCAACTTCTAACTTTCAATACTCTTCAGGCTTAGTTTAAAATATACTCCTATCTCGGAGGTAGTGATGAGAAGATTCGTGTTTTTTATTTTCGCTATTGTCTTTGTAGTAAAGCTGTCTTGTATTTTTGCAGATTGGCGTGATATTGACGGATATAGGATAAGAAAAATTGTTTTTGAAAAGTTATCAAGGCAGTGTGAGAGCCTTATAAGGGAGGTTATTACTATAAGGGAGGGGGAAGAAATTGATTTTAATAAACTTGTTGAGTCAACAAAAAGTATATATAGATTGAGTATTCTTTATGACTTTAGAGTTGAGTATAACATAGTTGATGAGAGTAAAAAACTTGTTGACATTTACATAGTTGGTAAGGAAGCAGATATTGTAGATGAAGTCAAGATTGTTGGTAGTAAAAGTGTTCAACCTGATGACCTTAAGGAGCTTATCACTATACGAAAGGGGGATCACATAAGTCAAGGAAAGATCTACGGTAGCATATTGGCAATGAAGCATAAGTATAAGGAAGAAGGACTGCTAGATGTTGAGATAAAACATTATTTCTCTAGAGATGAGAATGGAAAACTTACCTTGACGTTTGAAGTATTGGAGGGACCTAGAAGCATAGTGAAGAGTATAAAACTATTGGGTGTCTCAAATATAAGTGAAGGTGATATTAAGGCAGTTATTGACACTAAAGAAGAGGTAAGATTTCTCGGATTACCTATAACTAGAGGATATTTTGATCCTGATAAATTTTCAAAGGATGTTGAGAAGATAAAGTATTTCTATAGTTCAAGGGGGTTTATTGACGCTAAGGTTATTTCTACAAATATCACGGTAAGTAATTTCTACGAGAATCAAACCAACCTTACTGAGAAGCATGTTTATATACTTTTGGAGGTTTCTGAGGGTAGTAGATACTACTTTGGAAAGATTTCTATAGTTGGGGAGACTAGAGCCTTTACTAAGGATGATATTATGCAAAAATTTCCTTTCCTTAAGGGTGATGTGTTTGCTCAAGATCAGTTTGATAAGTGGATGTACAAGGTTAGTAGGATGTATTGGGATAGGGGATATGTATTTGCTAAGGTTGATAAAAAGATTGAGAAAGATGAGGAGACGAAGGTTGTGAATATTGAGGTTAACATTTATGAGGGTGATATAGGACATATTGGGAACATAGTTGTGGTTGGAAATACTTACACAAGGACCTATGTTATTGAGAGGGAGCTTGAGATCAGGGAAGGGGAGATTTTTACTGTAAACAAGCTACAGAGAAGCATAGAAAGACTTAACATGACGCAGTATTTTGAAAAAGTTGAGTGGGAGGTTAGGGAAGGTGAGGCAGAAGGAGTAATGGATCTGATTTTTAGGGTAAAAGAGGGTAGAACGGGAATTGTTTCACTTAGTGCTGGATATGGTTCGGTTAGCGGGTTTACTGTCAGTGGAAGTATCTCACATATTAACCTTTTTGGAACTGGTAAGAAGATCCAAGGAAAGATAGAAGTAGGACAGAATCAGCAGGGGGTGAATCTATCATTTACTGAGCCTTATCTTTTTGGTTCTTTGTTCTCCTTTTCAACTTCAATATATTTTTACAATACGTTGGTGCAGAATATTTTAGTTGATGATGATAGAGATGGAACTTCAGAAAGGACTAACGGAAGTTACTGGCAGACAAAATTGGGATTGGGACTAAATGTGAGTAGAAGAATAGGTAGTTATTATAGTCTAGGTGCTGGATATTCAGTATACTCCACGATAACTCACGATAAGACTTTTGATAATGCTTACGATGAAAGTGTTGTTAAAGAGTTAACACTTACATATGTTAGTAATTGGTGGGAGATTTACAGAGGTAAGTTAAAGAGTTCCCTAAGCTTAAATTTTACATTTGATAGCAGAGATGCTCCTTTAGCTTCTACTAAAGGAGTCAGTGGAGGAGTGTATTTTGATTATGTTGGGCACTTGATCGGTGGGTTTTTTGAATTTTTAAAACTAAGTGCTAACTTTTCGTTCTACCAATCAATACCTATAACTGATGAGTATAAGCTTGTTTGGGTTTTGTATACATCGCATGGGATTATATTACCACAATTGAGTGGTAGGTTGGAGTATGAAACTCTTGATCTTTTTTGGTTTGATGGGTATTACGAGCTTAGAGGGTGGGGAGGAAGAGGTATAAGAGGTAGAGTAAAATCTTTCTATTCCTCAGAACTTAGGGCTCCTATCTACGGAAATGAGCTTTGGGGAGTAATGTTTACTGACCTAGGTTCTATGTTTTCCGACCCGCAACTATATACCACATTCTTGGATAGATACTATGGTAGCTTTGGACTAGGAGCTATGATAAATATTCCAGGATTTCCTATAAGAATCTATCTCGCTCGCCAGATAGTGTTTGAAAATAGTATTCCTAAGCTCTACTTAAGTGATAAGTTTTTTGAAAACTGGCAATTCGTTTTTGCTATACAAGGACTGTTCTAGAGATCTCTACTTTTTACACTATGGTTAGAATAAGAAAACCAGTTTTCGATTTTTCTAGAAGATTAACGAAAGGTTAGTCAATACTTAGACTAACTTCACCGAAACTGAATTTCCTGATTTTGTTGTTTTCCTCAACAATTATTTCTCCTGATTTAGATACATCTATAAACTTGCATTTTATTTCCTCGTCACCAGACTTAATAATTATGTTTTTGCCAATAAGTCCCATATTTCCCTTCCATTTCTTGAACAAAGTATCGTAATTTAGAGATAGATTTTCTTCAAAGTTAGAGATTATCTTGTTTATTATTGTAGCTCTCTTTACTTCAAAACCTAATATTTCGTAAACAGAAGTTGCTGTAGGAATGGTCCTGCTTGT from Brevinematia bacterium includes the following:
- the hisB gene encoding imidazoleglycerol-phosphate dehydratase HisB, whose translation is MRNARFLRETAETSIEIYVNLDGSGKFSGTTGVGFFDHLLSLLAKHSSIDVEIVKCVGDIYVDFHHLVEDVGIVLGKCFSEAVGDKRGIARFAFSSVPLDEALTQVSIDISGRSYLYFDKRILKGRIRDFDMELLEVFFSAFVREARITIHIDLVRGSNKHHIAESVFKSFATALKASISVVSDSIPSTKNVL
- a CDS encoding UDP-N-acetylglucosamine--N-acetylmuramyl-(pentapeptide) pyrophosphoryl-undecaprenol N-acetylglucosamine transferase, encoding MKFLVVAGGTGGHISPGIAIYKKLKESYKEVLFVTNPHGLKFPIVKENVESNDLFILPISRSFSKNLIGNLTTLKEFIISIFSSLKLIFSFNPDRVILTGGYVSGPIGIVSTIFGKKVILLEQNSVMGLTNKILSLFAKKVILSFPLKGQKDYPSKYERIGNPIRYSETDILIKEYAKNTYGFSEEDKVLGIILGSQGAKKVNEFILEHIKELAERYKILWITGQDHYEMVYRRCMEEKNIKVFPFINEINVFMSAVDVAISRAGASTLSELSFFGVPTVIIPFPFASKNHQYFNALFFETHGAGIIIEEPDLTIEKLLSALDTIFRNIEIFRSNAKKISPSNATQKVIQKVLDL
- a CDS encoding flagellin; translated protein: MIINHNISSIFANRMVKTKGWDVDANVEKLSSGMKINKAGDDAAGLAVSEKMRSQIRGLRRAEMNAEDGISFIQVAEGYLEQTTNVLQRLRELAVQASNGIYTDEDRLYIQVEVSALIAEIDRIASHAQFNGVNLLTGRFAKFTGENTITGSMWLHIGANMDQRIQIYIGTMNSQGLGLKNPVGNPLTASFISLSTPDKANSAIGLIDRALSKVNKQRADLGAYQNRLMYAAKSLLTGYENMQAAESRIRDTDMANEMSDFTKNLILLNASISMLAQANARPQAILALLRG
- a CDS encoding CvpA family protein, which produces MNILDVITISVVLLGLIWGARKGFIGVIILVIGIIVTIVVVDAFGVPLSSFFTKIGVDENLSYGVAVLSILVVCFVVFFTIHLLLKNLVDMFRIGWINRILGAILGGWVLFVFLGSLLFFFSKIPLINFKKYINSSAIAKYSHLHAKDIMSLSGSEERIEKFIEGEE
- the bamA gene encoding outer membrane protein assembly factor BamA, encoding MRRFVFFIFAIVFVVKLSCIFADWRDIDGYRIRKIVFEKLSRQCESLIREVITIREGEEIDFNKLVESTKSIYRLSILYDFRVEYNIVDESKKLVDIYIVGKEADIVDEVKIVGSKSVQPDDLKELITIRKGDHISQGKIYGSILAMKHKYKEEGLLDVEIKHYFSRDENGKLTLTFEVLEGPRSIVKSIKLLGVSNISEGDIKAVIDTKEEVRFLGLPITRGYFDPDKFSKDVEKIKYFYSSRGFIDAKVISTNITVSNFYENQTNLTEKHVYILLEVSEGSRYYFGKISIVGETRAFTKDDIMQKFPFLKGDVFAQDQFDKWMYKVSRMYWDRGYVFAKVDKKIEKDEETKVVNIEVNIYEGDIGHIGNIVVVGNTYTRTYVIERELEIREGEIFTVNKLQRSIERLNMTQYFEKVEWEVREGEAEGVMDLIFRVKEGRTGIVSLSAGYGSVSGFTVSGSISHINLFGTGKKIQGKIEVGQNQQGVNLSFTEPYLFGSLFSFSTSIYFYNTLVQNILVDDDRDGTSERTNGSYWQTKLGLGLNVSRRIGSYYSLGAGYSVYSTITHDKTFDNAYDESVVKELTLTYVSNWWEIYRGKLKSSLSLNFTFDSRDAPLASTKGVSGGVYFDYVGHLIGGFFEFLKLSANFSFYQSIPITDEYKLVWVLYTSHGIILPQLSGRLEYETLDLFWFDGYYELRGWGGRGIRGRVKSFYSSELRAPIYGNELWGVMFTDLGSMFSDPQLYTTFLDRYYGSFGLGAMINIPGFPIRIYLARQIVFENSIPKLYLSDKFFENWQFVFAIQGLF